The genomic window ACGTGGGCATACCGCCTAGGCATGGTGCGGGGAACTACTCTGATTGAAGAGATCAAAACGTTTGAATCAAAAAACCACGCACTTTCAAGGTTTGCACCTTGTGCGGGGAACTACTCTGATTGAAGAGATCAAAACGTGTCAAACTTGATACCTCTATAGAGGTACTTGCCATGTGCGGGGAACTACTCTGATTGAAGAGATCAAAACCTGGTGGCGGTGCCGTGGAGAGAGATATCCCTCACGGGAGGGTGCGGGGAACTACTCTGATTGAAGAGATCAAAACTACGGGACATCCCGCTCCGCAGGTCGCCTCAACGAGTGCGGGGAACTACTCTGATTGAAGAGATCAAAACTTTATTATAGTTTTATAGCAGCCCCCACGCTGCTATAGTGCGGGGAACTACTCTGATTGAAGAGATCAAAACATGCCATAAACGAGAGGGTCTCTGATTGGTTAAAAAATAAGTGCGGGGAACTACTCTGATTGAAGAGATCAAAACTAAGGTGATGTGATTCTCCTTTGTTATTTTCGCTTTTTAATTTTCAAATTTTAATGACTGATGTAGAAATTCCGCAGCAGGTATTCATAGAAATCAAAGCGGCTTCAGACGGAGCCGCTTTTTTTGTTGGGCGAAAGTTGTAGAGGTTCTACCGAAAGAAAAACAGGATTAGCCGAAGGAATGAGGCGGGAGTATTGGTTTTTTTGGATATTCCCACGGTAAGCCAGTTCTAGTGGAAACACCCCACCACCTTCCCGCTGGGACTGCCCCCAATACTGAACCACACCGCCACAAAAAGAGGAAAAACGCACCACCACGGTTATCAACCTCGCCCACCACCCCACCACCACCCACCACCACGGGCTTACGGGTCGCAAAAAAAAGAAGAAGTTTGAGGAATAATGGGAAAAGGGAAAGCAAGAGAACCGGATTAGCCTCCGGTTTTTTTGCTTTGTAGCAAAGCCACTGCCAACCAAGCATCGCCATGTTGTGTAAAGGGAACCTTCCACGTCCTTTCTTCATGATCGGTCACGGCAGCTACTTGATTTTGTAGGTCTATGGAGGCGTTTATTTTTTTAGGAGATAGCCGGAAACCCGTTTTTAGGCCCTTTAGAACGGCTTCTTTGACGACCCATAGGAGGATGTTTTTTTCGGTTGGGGGAAGCGCTAAAGCATGAAAAGCCTCGTAGTCGGAAGGGGCGAGGAGAAATTTCCAGAGGTCGTCGCGCCTTTTGCGGATGGTTTCAAGGTCAATTCCAACGGGAGTATGAGCAAAAACAGCGGCAGTTTCATGTAGGGTATGTGTTACCGAAACGTGCAAATCGGGTTGGTTTTCAAGGGCGGGTGCACCGGATGCCTCGGTAATGAGCGGGACCTCGTTGGGTAGCAAATTCAGGTGAGACATGAGTAAGGTACGCATGGCGAGTCTTCCAGAAAGAAAAGTGGCTCGACGTCCTTCATTTGAATAGGTGGTGGCTTGGTGACGTTCACCCACCGAGATTAATGGGTAGCAATTAGGTGGAAAAGGGTGTTTAACCGGCATGATACACAGCATTTTTTGCTGGATTAGTGCTGAGATCGTGTCAGGGGGTGATGTCATGTAAAGAATTGAAAAGAAAAGCCCGATTGTAGGAAATCGGGCTTTGGTATTAAAAAGGTGCGTATCAGCCTTTAGCCGCCGCAAAAAGGTTGGCAACGGCATCCCAATTAACCACATTCCAGAAAGCGGCAATATAGTCTGGACGGCGATTTTGATAGTGCAGGTAGTAGGCATGTTCCCAGACGTCAAGGCCCAAGATCGGGGTATGGCCTTGCATGAGTGGGCTATCTTGATTGGCGGTGGAATATGCCTCCAATTTACCATCACCATTGACCACTAACCACGACCAGCCACTTCCGAAACGGGTGGCGCCACCTTGGGCAAACTTGGTTTTAAACGCATCAAAGGAACCAAAAGCGGCACTGATGGCAGCGGCCAAGTCTCCGTTGGGGCCAGAACCATTGTTTACCTTCATGGTGTTCCAGAACAAGGTGTGGTTGGCATGTCCACCACCGTTGTTGATGACCGCCTGACGGATGTTTTGTGGAACATTGTTGATGCCACGCAACAAGTCCTCAATGCTTAATGCTTGAAGTTCGGCATGACCTTCCAGCGCAGCATTCAAGTTGTTTACATAGGCTTGATGGTGCTTGCCATGATGGATTTCCATGGTGCGTGCATCAATATGTGGTTCAAGGGCGTCGTAGGCATAAGGCAAGGGTGCAAGCGTATGACTCATTTTTTTTAGGGTTTGGGTTTGGGTTTGCTTTGCAAGGGGTGTACAAGCTGCAACACCTGTTAAAGCAATGGTTGAGAGAAAATCTCTTCTTTTCATGTAGGGAATGGTTTGGTTGAAGAGAACTGCTTTTCCAACGCCGATAAGAGAGGGAAGTTCAGGATTGGGCGTCAAGGTTTGGTTAAGATAAGGCGATAAAAGGGGAGTAATAATCCAATTGAGGCTCAAAAATACTTCAAATGAAGTACATGTGGCGGGGAGTACTTGCGTAAATTTTGCTTTCTTTCAACAAGAACCACAAAAAGATGCAAGAGAATTTATTGATAGACACACTTCTTGGGCTTTCATCTTGCCGTTATGGCGTAGAAAAAAGAACGGCATCGTTTCAAATGCAGACAAGTGGCGCTTCTGAAGAGACCTGGATGGGCAAGGCAAGTTTTTATCCGGCAAAGCGTTTCGATTCGGATAGACCCGCCCTTCGGCTTCAATGTTATACACACCAGCAAAAAGGGTTTATTTTTCATGTCCCAACGATAGACATCTCGGAAGGACAACAGTTCAATCTGTCGTCGGAGATTCACGAAGATGCACTTTTGCTTTTATTGTCTGGCTTCGATGGCTTACTCGTTCCGAGTGAAGGCATCTTGACCTTCGAGGAGGTAAACAAACGATTTTATACCGGACGATTCTCCCTCATCTTGCGCAAAGAATTTCAACAGGTCAGTGAAAAAGCGCTTGTACTTAACGTTGAGGCCACGTTTAAGGCAACTCCGGGTTGGCCCAATTTTGACTTATTGATCGGCGGGGTTCATTGTCTGAATTAACGTCAGGATTGGATTAATCCGCTACAAAACCACTTTGGACGAACGACAGGGGGATCATTATACCTATCTTCATTCCACTGTCGGACTTTACGATGGGTCGTCGTATCCTTCGAGGATGGTGTAGAAAATTCGTGGTTCTTCAATCGGAGGTCTATGCAGATTATATTGTGTTAATGTTTTAAATGGCTTCAAGTCACTTAATAACAAGTCTTTAAAGTCATACATCACCTTAATCTATACGTTCAAGTTTCCGAAACGCACCCTTATGCAAACCCTGCTCCGGCGTTGGCCCTTGCTGCTTTTACACATTGCAACTGCACTATTGTTAATTCGTGCAGCTCAAATAGCCCTCTCCGATCGGTTGTTTTGGGATCTGGAGTGGATCAGTGGTGGGTTGGTGACAACGGTTTTAGACAAAAGTCCAGCGGAAATGGCTGGTCTAATGCCCCTTGATTGGATTTTAGAGGTGAATGGCGTGTCGCCGAAAGAAATGCCCTCTTTGTTGCTTTCGGCAAAAGTCGGGGATAGACTCCAGATGTTGATTCTCCGTGAAGGCGAGCGTAAAAC from Rhodothermia bacterium includes these protein-coding regions:
- a CDS encoding superoxide dismutase, with protein sequence MSHTLAPLPYAYDALEPHIDARTMEIHHGKHHQAYVNNLNAALEGHAELQALSIEDLLRGINNVPQNIRQAVINNGGGHANHTLFWNTMKVNNGSGPNGDLAAAISAAFGSFDAFKTKFAQGGATRFGSGWSWLVVNGDGKLEAYSTANQDSPLMQGHTPILGLDVWEHAYYLHYQNRRPDYIAAFWNVVNWDAVANLFAAAKG
- a CDS encoding 4'-phosphopantetheinyl transferase superfamily protein is translated as MPVKHPFPPNCYPLISVGERHQATTYSNEGRRATFLSGRLAMRTLLMSHLNLLPNEVPLITEASGAPALENQPDLHVSVTHTLHETAAVFAHTPVGIDLETIRKRRDDLWKFLLAPSDYEAFHALALPPTEKNILLWVVKEAVLKGLKTGFRLSPKKINASIDLQNQVAAVTDHEERTWKVPFTQHGDAWLAVALLQSKKTGG